In the genome of Columba livia isolate bColLiv1 breed racing homer chromosome 10, bColLiv1.pat.W.v2, whole genome shotgun sequence, one region contains:
- the GPR27 gene encoding probable G-protein coupled receptor 27: MANSSDLGSSSSPHLPSAGGLLSASGLKLATLGLILCVSLAGNVLFAWLILKDRHLHRAPYYLLLDLCLADGLRSLACFPFVMLSVRSGAAWPHGPLSCKVLAFLAVLFCFHAAFLLFCVGVTRYMAIAHHRFYAKRMTGWTCLAVVCMVWTLSMAMAFPPVFDVGTYKFIREEEQCIFEHRYVKANDTLGFMLMLAAVIAATHLVYIKLLFFIHGHRKMKPAQLVPAISQNWTFHGPGATGQAAANWTAGFGRGPTPPTLVGIRQATHSQIKRLLVLEEFKMEKRLCKMFYMITLLFLLLWSPYIVACYLRVFIKASSIPQVYLTTSVWMTFAQAGVNPILCFIFNKELRVCLRAHFPCCQSIQSTQGTILCDLKSFGM; this comes from the coding sequence ATGGCGAACAGCAGCGatctggggagcagcagcagcccgcACCTGCCCAGCGCCGGCGGCCTGCTGAGCGCCTCCGGACTGAAGCTGGCCACCCTCGGCTTGATCCTCTGCGTGAGCCTGGCGGGGAACGTGCTCTTCGCCTGGCTCATCCTCAAGGACCGGCACCTGCACCGCGCCCCGTACTACCTGCTGCTGGACCTTTGCCTGGCTGATGGGCTCCGCTCGCTGGCCTGCTTCCCCTTCGTCATGCTCTCGGTGCGCAGCGGGGCTGCCTGGCCCCACGGACCCCTCAGCTGCAAGGTGCTGGCCTTCCTGGCCGTGCTTTTCTGCTTCCATGCCGCCTTCCTGCTCTTCTGCGTGGGGGTCACGCGCTACATGGCCATCGCTCACCACCGCTTCTATGCCAAGCGCATGACGGGCTGGACCTGCCTGGCTGTGGTGTGCATGGTGTGGACTCTCTCCATGGCCATGGCCTTCCCCCCTGTCTTCGATGTGGGCACCTACAAGTTCATCCGGGAAGAGGAGCAGTGCATCTTTGAGCACCGCTATGTAAAGGCCAATGACACGCTGGGCTTCATGCTTATGCTGGCGGCTGTCATCGCTGCCACCCACCTGGTCTACATTAAGCTGCTCTTCTTCATCCATGGCCACCGCAAGATGAAGCCAGCTCAGCTGGTACCGGCCATCAGCCAAAACTGGACTTTCCACGGGCCAGGAGCCACTGGCCAAGCAGCTGCAAACTGGACGGCTGGCTTTGGCAGGGGGCCCACGCCGCCCACCCTCGTGGGCATAAGGCAGGCCACCCACAGCCAGATCAagaggctgctggtgctggaggagTTTAAGATGGAGAAAAGGCTCTGCAAGATGTTCTACATGATCACCTTGCTCTTCCTGCTCCTCTGGTCCCCCTACATTGTGGCCTGCTACCTGCGGGTCTTCATTAAGGCCAGCTCTATCCCCCAGGTCTACCTGACCACCTCAGTGTGGATGACATTTGCCCAGGCAGGGGTCAACCCCATCCTCTGCTTCATCTTCAACAAGGAGCTCAGGGTCTGTCTCCGAGCCCACTTCCCATGCTGCCAAAGTATCCAGAGCACCCAGGGCACCATCCTTTGCGATCTCAAGAGCTTTGGGATGTAG